A region of Polyangiaceae bacterium DNA encodes the following proteins:
- a CDS encoding SDR family oxidoreductase has translation MTRRILIAGAGYVGARLGELLVAQGDDVLGVRRAPSGLPPGVTGVALDLADRSALARISGVFDALVFCAGPSESNAEAYRQTYVDALASTLDALGGRAARVLFVSSTAVYAQTDGSWVDETSPAAATHFSGATLREAEALLFERRPDAVVLRLGGIYGPGRASMVAAIRRGEATYPEGDDHFVNRFHRDDCAGALAFLLDLPRPESVYLGVDDEPAPRREVMQWIAARLGAPEPKAVPRPEASARRGGSHKRCSNARLRAAGYALRYPTYREGYGAVIEAGER, from the coding sequence GGGCTACGTCGGCGCCCGCCTGGGCGAGCTCCTGGTCGCGCAGGGGGACGACGTGCTGGGCGTCCGCCGCGCGCCCAGCGGCCTCCCGCCCGGCGTGACCGGGGTGGCGCTCGATCTCGCCGATCGGAGCGCGCTCGCTCGGATCAGCGGCGTCTTCGACGCCCTGGTGTTCTGCGCCGGCCCGAGCGAGAGCAACGCCGAGGCCTACCGGCAGACCTACGTCGACGCCCTGGCGAGCACGCTCGACGCGCTCGGCGGGCGCGCAGCACGCGTGCTGTTCGTCTCGAGCACCGCCGTGTATGCCCAGACCGACGGGAGCTGGGTGGACGAGACCTCGCCGGCAGCGGCCACCCACTTCTCGGGCGCCACGCTGCGCGAGGCCGAGGCGCTCCTCTTCGAGCGACGCCCCGACGCCGTGGTGCTCCGGCTCGGCGGCATCTACGGGCCCGGCCGCGCCAGCATGGTGGCGGCCATCCGGCGCGGCGAGGCGACCTACCCGGAGGGCGACGACCACTTCGTGAACCGCTTCCACCGCGACGACTGCGCCGGCGCCCTCGCGTTCCTGCTCGACCTGCCACGTCCCGAGTCGGTGTACCTGGGAGTGGACGACGAGCCTGCCCCCCGCCGCGAGGTCATGCAGTGGATCGCCGCGCGGCTCGGCGCACCCGAGCCGAAGGCGGTGCCACGACCGGAGGCGAGCGCGCGCCGCGGGGGCAGCCACAAGCGCTGCTCGAACGCACGGCTCAGAGCCGCGGGCTACGCGCTCCGCTACCCGACCTACCGTGAGGGGTACGGCGCGGTGATCGAGGCGGGCGAGCGGTGA
- a CDS encoding ATP-binding protein, with the protein MTLLVGPRQCGKTTLARALAARRPSTYFDLEDPESPLRTDTAKQVLGPLRGLVVIDEAQRKPELFELLRVLADRRPTRARFLILGSASPALVRGISESLAGRVSMHEMGGLGITEVGAARQELLWRRGGFPRSVLARSDGESFAWRGDFASTFVERDVPLLGVRVPAAALRRFWTMLAHYHGQTLNHAELARSMGTGENAVRHYLDILTGSFMVRQLPPWFSNVGKRLVKAPKLYLRDSGILHYLLGIRSRLELFSHPKLGASWEGFAAEQIVQCLRAEREVFFYRTHAGAELDLLVERRGRRFGFELKHGDAPAVTKSMRVALDDLDLTHLWVVHPGTSSHPLAERISTLALADLGTLTKDRRLALP; encoded by the coding sequence GTGACGCTGCTGGTCGGCCCCCGGCAGTGCGGGAAGACCACCCTCGCGCGCGCCCTCGCCGCTCGGCGGCCGAGCACCTACTTCGACCTGGAGGATCCCGAATCACCCCTGCGCACGGACACCGCAAAGCAAGTCCTCGGTCCGCTCCGCGGTCTGGTCGTGATCGACGAGGCGCAGCGAAAGCCCGAGCTCTTCGAGCTCTTGCGCGTGCTCGCAGACCGCCGACCAACCCGGGCGCGCTTTCTGATCCTGGGCAGCGCGTCCCCTGCGCTGGTCCGGGGGATCTCCGAGTCGCTCGCGGGTCGTGTGTCGATGCACGAGATGGGCGGGCTGGGGATCACGGAGGTCGGTGCCGCGCGGCAGGAGCTGCTCTGGCGGCGGGGCGGGTTTCCTCGCTCGGTCCTGGCGCGAAGCGACGGCGAGAGCTTCGCGTGGCGTGGCGACTTCGCCAGCACGTTCGTCGAGCGCGACGTGCCGCTGCTGGGAGTGCGCGTTCCCGCGGCGGCGCTCCGGCGGTTCTGGACCATGCTGGCGCACTACCACGGGCAGACGCTGAACCACGCCGAGCTCGCCCGGTCGATGGGAACCGGTGAGAACGCCGTCCGGCACTACCTCGACATCCTGACGGGGAGCTTCATGGTGCGGCAGCTCCCGCCGTGGTTCTCGAACGTCGGCAAGCGCCTGGTGAAGGCCCCCAAGCTCTACCTGCGAGACTCCGGGATCCTGCACTATCTGCTCGGCATCCGGAGCCGCCTGGAGCTGTTCTCCCACCCCAAGCTGGGCGCCTCGTGGGAGGGCTTCGCGGCCGAGCAGATCGTGCAATGCCTGCGCGCCGAGCGCGAGGTCTTCTTCTACCGCACGCACGCCGGCGCCGAGCTCGACCTGCTCGTCGAGCGCCGCGGGCGCAGGTTCGGCTTCGAGCTGAAGCACGGCGATGCTCCTGCCGTCACCAAGTCGATGCGCGTCGCGCTGGACGACCTCGACTTGACGCACCTCTGGGTCGTGCACCCCGGCACGAGCAGTCATCCGCTGGCCGAACGGATCTCGACTCTGGCGCTCGCCGATCTGGGGACCCTAACGAAGGATCGGCGTCTCGCCCTGCCCTGA